The following are from one region of the Mesorhizobium sp. B2-8-5 genome:
- a CDS encoding glycoside hydrolase family 5 protein gives MALLGTMIKTLMAALLAFAALALPAGAATFSMKRGLNLDQWVTWPTEDRWGDRQAILPYPEWRKFLNEDDLKALKDAGFDFLRMPVDPAPFLSDQTAALRDDLYGSVLDSARMVNRAGLKVIVDLHLIPAGGNRKIGMSDVMHDPAVFDAYTELVRKMARTLAKEDPKLVALELMNEPLVDCDASGTNLWPDLQKRLFAAARAAATRLTLVLSGGCYSNAESLAKIDPRTIADDNVIWTFHSYDPFLLTHQGASWAGDFIPYVSGLPYPLTAVPKTQLDMTLDTIRDRIKAEAPWARRSGLLAYLDEQVATMDSLEKLLGLMDAPFATVDAWAKANDVKPRDITLGEFGMIRQEYGNGFVMPAAYRAAYVRDMIARAEAHGFSWSVWSYGGAFGVVDAFDGEKAEPDVMNAIRALR, from the coding sequence ATGGCATTGTTGGGCACGATGATCAAGACCTTGATGGCGGCGCTGCTTGCGTTTGCCGCTTTGGCGTTGCCCGCCGGAGCGGCGACGTTCTCGATGAAACGCGGCCTCAATCTCGACCAGTGGGTGACCTGGCCGACCGAGGACAGATGGGGCGACCGCCAGGCGATCCTGCCCTATCCGGAATGGCGCAAATTCCTCAACGAGGATGACCTCAAGGCACTCAAGGATGCAGGCTTCGACTTCCTGCGCATGCCGGTCGATCCCGCGCCCTTTCTCTCGGACCAGACCGCGGCCCTTCGCGACGACCTCTATGGCAGCGTGCTGGACTCGGCGCGCATGGTCAACCGCGCCGGCCTCAAGGTGATCGTCGACCTGCATCTGATCCCCGCCGGCGGCAATCGCAAGATCGGCATGAGCGACGTCATGCACGATCCGGCCGTCTTCGATGCCTATACCGAGTTGGTGCGCAAGATGGCGCGGACGCTGGCCAAGGAGGATCCGAAGCTTGTCGCGCTGGAATTGATGAACGAGCCGCTGGTCGATTGCGACGCGAGCGGCACCAATCTTTGGCCCGACCTGCAGAAGCGCTTGTTCGCCGCCGCGCGCGCCGCAGCCACCCGGCTCACGCTGGTGCTGAGCGGCGGCTGCTATTCGAACGCGGAGTCGCTGGCCAAAATCGATCCCAGGACGATCGCCGATGACAACGTCATCTGGACCTTCCACTCCTACGATCCGTTTCTTCTGACGCATCAGGGCGCAAGCTGGGCCGGCGACTTCATCCCCTATGTCAGCGGCCTGCCCTACCCGCTGACGGCCGTTCCGAAGACGCAGCTGGACATGACGCTGGACACGATCCGCGACCGGATCAAGGCCGAGGCGCCCTGGGCGCGGCGGAGCGGCCTGCTCGCCTATCTCGACGAGCAGGTGGCGACGATGGACAGCCTCGAAAAGCTGCTTGGCCTGATGGATGCGCCGTTCGCGACGGTCGACGCCTGGGCGAAGGCAAACGACGTCAAGCCGCGGGATATCACGCTCGGCGAATTCGGCATGATCCGCCAGGAATACGGCAACGGCTTCGTCATGCCGGCCGCCTACCGCGCGGCCTATGTGCGCGACATGATCGCCCGCGCCGAGGCGCACGGCTTTTCCTGGTCGGTGTGGAGCTATGGCGGCGCCTTCGGCGTCGTCGACGCGTTCGACGGCGAGAAGGCGGAGCCGGACGTGATGAACGCCATCCGAGCGCTTCGGTAA
- the ybgC gene encoding tol-pal system-associated acyl-CoA thioesterase, which produces MDDHGESAALSAGLSGALTDFGHRLMARVYYADTDFSGVVYHARYLEFLERGRSDYLRLTGVHHTELLDGKHGERIVWVVRRMEIDFRSPARMDDVLTIDTRTDDISGARIFMGQHLKRGGDVLVEARVEAAIVGESGRPKRFPKEWVAAFMPRAKA; this is translated from the coding sequence ATGGACGATCATGGTGAATCGGCGGCGCTGAGCGCCGGGCTTTCCGGCGCGCTGACGGATTTCGGCCATCGGCTGATGGCCCGGGTCTACTATGCCGACACCGATTTCTCCGGCGTCGTCTATCATGCGCGCTATCTCGAATTCCTCGAACGCGGCCGCTCCGACTATCTGCGGCTGACCGGCGTCCACCACACCGAACTCCTGGACGGCAAGCATGGCGAGCGCATCGTCTGGGTGGTGCGGCGCATGGAGATCGACTTCCGTTCGCCGGCGCGCATGGACGATGTCCTGACCATCGACACGCGCACCGACGACATTTCCGGCGCCCGCATCTTCATGGGCCAGCATTTGAAGCGCGGCGGCGATGTGCTGGTCGAGGCCAGGGTCGAAGCGGCGATCGTCGGCGAAAGCGGCCGGCCAAAGCGTTTCCCGAAGGA